From the genome of Triticum aestivum cultivar Chinese Spring chromosome 1A, IWGSC CS RefSeq v2.1, whole genome shotgun sequence:
TCTAACCAAAAGGAGAATTATGAAAAGTAACTAATTTTTTTCAAAGGCATTCGAAACGTTTATTTCCCATTTTCCTAAATTCTTCAATTTCAAACAATTGTAGTATTTTCCATTGATGCACCATCATGTTATTTCTTATCAAAAGTCCATGATTTTCAAATaaaatttcagtttttttcttTTATTGAGTTCTTTGCTACTTCATTTTGAACATTTTAtgcaattccattttttagttcgCTGGACTGCCATTAAAATAAGAGCCATATCCGAGACCTCATATGGCCTTCCACACCTATCCAAAATCTTTACCGCATTTGTCGCCATAGACAAGACATGGATTTTTTTAGGCTAGCTTGTGAGGGATAGGTTGTCTCACAGAAATGATATACGTGTGATGGTTTCTTTGGTAGGGAAATATCGTGTGTGTTGTCAATAGAAGAAAAAAGCAATACGTGTGATCAGTTTTATTTGGTCTGTCAACAATTTACCAATTCTATTTCTTGTATCATACTTTTATTTGGTCTCTCAAGTAATTGCCAATTTTAATTTTTACCATTAACTTTAAATAGCAAGTGGACTTGGTCCCTCACACTACTCAAAACATTTTGCCTGAGGATGTGGTGGTGGTTTTGAAGGTATGGCAACCCAATCATGACAAAAAAGAACAACCGGATCATCAAAAGAAGAAAATGCAGGAATAAAATGATTTTGAAGAACCTAAAAAttatactccctcagttcctaaatatttgtctttctagatattcaaataagtgactacatacggagcaaaatgagtgaatctacactctaaaatatgtctatatacatccgtatgtggtagtccatttgaaatctctaaaaaggcaaatatttaggaacggagggagtaatacataTACAATAATAAATAAGATTCTTTACTTCATAAAACGAAAAAAGAGAACATAAAAATATAAGTTTTGACAAAAGTATAGAATTCCAAAGAATAACTAAAATTGTTGTACAGCATTTCAAAAATTCATTTTCATTTTCCTAGATTATTCAATTTCAAAAACTAATACTATATGACTTTTATTGATCTACCTTCATATTGTTTGTTTTCAAAAGTCATGATTTCATAAAATTCCAGTTTTTTTTTCCATTCCATCATCTTTTTCGTTGATTCGTTTTGAGCATTGTACTTTTTGAGTTCGCCGGACCGCCATTAAAACCGCAGCCACATCATAAATCAACCCCCTTCGGGTGGGAACTAAAAACCTGTCATTTTTGCGATGGTGAGGGGCTAATAAAGACCTACTACAGTAGTAGTTTGTGTAGAGATCGGCGTTGAAATTGACACCGGCGTCCGCTTCGTCCTGACCAATCCTTTTGTCATCCTGGTTGCCGAAACTGCACACCACGAGACTACCGGCGGCCAAAGATGACGCGGAGTGCCCGGAGAAAACGACCGCGCCGTACGTGCTCGTCACGGCAGACCCAAAATCACACCGAGCGATTGCTCGCCGGCAGGAAGCAGCCCGGAACCACTTCCCAGCGACAGCGAGCGAACCCCCGATTGACCGCCCAGCGATGCGTTTGGGTTGGAACTTGGAATAAAGAAATTTGACCGCTCCACGCTTTAGTAGACCGGAGACCGGAAGCCAAGAAGAGAGAACGGCGCGGGAGATGGTAGCGCTTTGATCTGTTCAAACTCCAAAGATGCTCGACGATGATGATCGAGATTGATTCTTCCCTCCTGAATGGCCGAAAAAGCTGCTTGGGACGCAATGATTCTGCTGGAATCCCACAAAAGTGGCTTGGAACGCAATGATTCGTAGGGTAATCGGGAGAAATTATCATGCTGGGAATGATGCCGCAAAGGCTCGAACGCAGAGAGCATTGTTGAGACAGAAGAGATCAGTTCAATACGATCATGTACATCCACCAAGAACAAAATGCGTGAGACGAGTGAGATAATCACATCACAGATCACACGCACACAGAGAGACCTCTCCGGTTCCAAAATCTAGCCTCAAATCAAAAATCAATGAACTAACAAACGGATCACGATCCAAGGACCTCGCCTCCTTCCTTCCCGGGCTAATCACAATTTGAAACTCCTGGAACGAATGTGGCTACTCCGCGAGCCTTCCGGACAGCTCCATGGACGTCATGGAGAGGCTGGCGCTGGACGAGCTGTTGCCGAAGCCGCCGCCCGTGGTGGTGCCGCCGGCGCCGCGGCTGCCGCCCGCGCTGCCCTCGCAGAGCGCGAACGCCGTCTCCAGGTTGGCCACGATGTCGGCCATCGCCGGCCGGTCCTTGCCCTCGAGCCGCACGCAGTGCACGGCCGTGTACGCCACCAGCTCCACGGCCTCGGCCTCGTGCGGCGACGGCTCCGGCGCGCGCCCGTCCAGCACCTTGCCGAGCTCCCCGGCCACGATGCTCGGCTGCGCGTAGTCCACCACGCTCACCGGGCTCCCGCCCTCGGCCTCCTTGAAGATGGCGCGCTTCCCCGTCAGCGTCTCCAGCATCACCACGCCGAAGCCGTACACGTCGCTCTTCACGGTGAGGTGGTGCAGGCCGTAGTACTCCGGGTCCATGTACCCCACCGTGCCGGCGGCCTTCATGGACAGGTGCTGCGGTTGCGCCtgcgcgccgcccgcctcctccgtCTCCGGCGGCCCCATCAGCGACAGCCCGAAGTCCGACACGCGCGCCACCCACCCGCCGTCCAGCAGGATGTTGGACGACTTGATGTCGCGGTGGATGATGGGCGGCACGGCGTACGAGTGCAGGTACTCGATGCCCCGCGACGCGTCCAGCAGGATCTTGATGCGCAGCTTCCACGACGACACCACCGGCGACGCCGCGTcggcgtccgcgccgccgcccttgggGTGGAGGTGGTCGTAGAGCGCGCCGTTCTTCATGTACTCGTACACCAGCAGCCGCTCGTCGTTCTCCTCGCAGTAGCCGACGAGGCCGACGAGGTGCTTGTGGTGGAGCCGGGAGAGGAAGGCCAGCTCCGACCGGAACGCGCTCTCCTTCTCCTGGAACTTGCGCGCCATTGGCCCCGACGCCTCGCCGCGCTTGATGGCGACCTCGCGGCCGTCGGGGAGCTTGCCGCGGTACACCGTGCCGAAGCTCCCCGCGCCGATCTTGGCCTCCGGCTCGAAGCCGTTCGTCGCCGTCGCCAGCTGCGCGAACGTGTACTCCTCGGTGTGCTCCTTGAAGTTGAAGGACGACGGCCCGCTGCGCTGCCGCGTCATGGCGCGGGAGAGCTGCCGCCGGAAGAGGCCACGCGCCCGTGACCCGTTCGGCGAGCCGTAGGGGCTCGCCACGGCCCCGGCGCCGACTCCAACGCCGACGCCACCGACGTTATCCGCCGCCGCGGCAGGGGCGTTGGTGGCGAGATTGGGCTGGACGGAGTTATGGATCCTCTTGTGGCTGCAGAAGCCGAAGACGAAGCAGTAGATGATGGAGCAGATGCCAGCGAAGACACCGACCGCGCCTACGACGGCGAAGGCGATCCAGACTTTGGACAATGGCTTTGTAGCCGTCGTTGGTGACTGAGGCGGCGACgctggtgccggcggcggcgtcgaggtgtCGCACAGCCTATTGCAGATAacgccgccgcccgcgcgcgcGCTCGCGCAGAGCTCTCCGGACCGAGGGTAAACGCCGCATTCGCACGAGGACTCGTTGAGGACGCAGGAGCCGGGGAGAATCGCGGGCAACGGCACCATCACCGCGGCGTTGTCCGCCGCCGGCGAGGTCGACGACCAGCACTGCACGGTGAAGTTTGCGGTGACGAGGCCGCACGTGAGGTTGCCGCCGGCGACGAGGAACTCGAACGCCGTCCCGAAGGCCGGGAAGTAGACGGTGGGGGTCGGCCCCGCGAGGTTCCAGCACACGGCGGTGTGGTTAGGCCGCCGGAGACCGCAGGCGTGGGAGTCGCCGACGGCGAGCCCGTGCGGGTAGAGGTCGTTCTGCGGGAGCTTGTCCACAAAGCCAGAGCAGAGCACGGCGCCGGTGGCCGACACGACGCCGCACGCGCGGGAGCCCCCCGCGGCGAGGGACGACACAGAGACGTTGGCGAAGGCCGCCTGCACGGCGCTACCTCTAGCCCCCCAGCAGCGGACCGCGGAAGAGGAGGAGCCCGTGTCGAGCGCGCAGGTGAAGCCGTCGCCGGAGACGAGGGAGCCGAACTTGCCGAGGGCCAGCTCCGGGAACTGGCCGGACTCCCTCCTCCACCATCGGATCCCGCGCGCCTGCCCGTCGTACGCGGCGACGTGCTCGGCCCCGACGGCGAGGTCCGAGAGGGGCGCAGGGCCCCTGTACACCCGCCTGAGCTGCCCCGGGACCGCCGGCGGCCAGCAGAAGAGCGCGGGGACGCCACCACCCGCGGCCGCGCCAACGCCGCAGAGGAAGCCCGCGCCGCCCGAGACCTGCGAGAAGACGAGCCACGGCGCGACGGGCGAGGCGGAGGCGTTGTAGGCCGACGAGCCGGCGCCGGGCGCGACGCAGTAGACGGTGCCGTTGTCGGCGGCGACGCCGCAGACGGCGGAGCCCCCCGCGACGGCGAGCGTGGAGGCCGCGACCTCCGCGGgcgcgagcagcagcagcagcaggaaggGGAGGAGGAGCGCCGCGGCGAGCTGGGGTGCGGGCTGCGCGCGGGTCATTGGTGGGAGAGCGTGACGGCGGCGGCCGTCATCTGCGAGGCGCTGGGCGGCGGCGCGCACGAGGGGCTGCGGAGGCGGTGGCGGTGACGGTGGCGGGGAGCGACACGGGAGCGGGGGACGGGACGGGGGGGCGCGGACGGACGGATTAAATTAGCGCCCGTGGAAAAGGTAAATGGGCGGGCGGGACGAATGGACGGGGCGACCGCGTCGGGGTTTCCGTTCCGTCTGGAtgtctttctttcttcttcttctttctcctcgcGTTTCCACTGCtgcgatggtggcggcggcggcggcggcttcctggTGGCCCGGCGTACACGTGGTTTTGGACGGGAGGCGGGGGACGCGGCGCGGTCTGGCTCTGCGACAATACTACCCCGTGCCTCTGCGGCTGGCTGCTGGTGCCTGGACTAACCCGTGAAGTTTTTTTTTCTTGCGAGAATACTACACCGATGATTTGGCTATAGATTTGGCTATATCAAAAAAGCAGTGCACATTTACATGTAACTATTGTACTTGTCGGCTATAAATTTGGCTACAGATGACTTGGCAAGACCAGCAGTTGactatactattaaccatactATTAGGCAAAATGTTAATACAACAATGGTTGTATGTAGTAAATCAACACGGCATCTCTACCGATGTTCAGCAGTGAGGTGGCCACAAAGTTGAGGGCTGGCGCTGCCGCCGAGCTTTTGACGGCACCGAGACGGTTTCACCGGTCCTGACTTGCTCAAAGTTCTTTCTTTCTTTCGGCAAACCTCACTTCCTCGTACCCCGTTGATGATTCAAAACTCGAGAGCGAACGGTCGACTTTAATGGCGTGTTGTAGGGACTGTACAGCGTCCGGGTGAAAAAAGTGAAAGCGTGTTTTCCGGCCGGACACGTAGGACACGGTACATATACATGGAACAAACATGTACTCTATTACGTACTACCAGTACTGCAGCACCCTGTATGGATACTCTTTATAGAAGCTCGTACAAATATGGTACCTATTCGTTTGGAAGTTCAAACAAAAATCACGAATAAACCCACAAGTGTCCTCCGTCGCCTGGCTCTGCCTCTCGGCGATGGTGTGGTTTTGGTGGCAGGGTCAGCAACAACGCCATTTCTTTCTTGCAGGTGTCGCATAGGAACGCCATTTCCTGTCCTGATGTGATCCTCGCTCCTCGGCAACGGTGTTGATAGGGGGGTTGGGGAGAGGGGTCGCCAGCGGCAATGGGCGACACCGCAATTGGTACCCTCATGTTTATAGTGTGGTCTCTGGCGTTGGCTCTTCGCTTTTCCCCCAAAGCTCAGCCCAATTCTATGATATTTGGTGACGGACAATGGTGATGTGGTGACTATCGTGCTCTTGGTATAGACTGGGTTAATTGCAGCCTTCGATGATGCATATGCATGGCTAAGCCCACTTCACAAAGTGACTCTGGTTGATCCTATGACGGAGCTCTTGATCAAGGGTTGTGCTGTTTGGTGGAATAATGGTTTTGCAAAACCCTTTCATGGTATTGgcaaaacattttttttaaaaaaaggaggTTATCCCCGGCCTTTGCATCAGAACAATGCATACAACCATATTATTAATAAGCAAAAGGTTCAACAAAGTCTTCAGgtctcaaaaggaaaaaaaagctcACGTAGAGCAAAAACATAAAGGAACATGATAGCCACAACCGGCAGGCAAAAAAGAAAATAGGAAACTAAACACCTattctattacatgaccgccatccaaaccggttgaaaatagcccgtgctaccgtctcccaccggatagacccagtaaccaaatgctctctggcatccgtcggagtgagtagcaacCACATACGGGTCAGTGAAGTGgcccggaaaataacctgcaagaaatAAATATTTTGTTTTTCTGTTAAAAATTATAAATCGTTCCTGCAGTTCCaaactgcccataataaagcacatactcctacacggataTATCTCGTCGTTTCTGAATCTATCTCATCTAACCACGTCCCAAAGAACGTGTTGATagtattcggaggagtaatattaaatgcTATGTGGACAGACCGTCACAATTTTTTGGCCAATGggcagtcaagaaagaggtgtttgatggattcatcATGATCATAGAAGCTACATCTTGTAGATCCTGTCCAATCACGCTTTGCCAAATTGTTCTTAGTTAGAatgacttgtttatggacaaactacataaacactttgatttttaaaGACACTTTGACTTTCCGAACATGTTTCGATCGAGGTATAGAGCTTGTGTTGATAATATtcaaatacatggatttaaccgaaaactctccattcttagttagtttccagcgcaactgatcgggctgttgagataggtgaacatccatcaatcttctcacaaaaTAGAGCCATGCTTCCTAACAGTTTCCCGCTAAAGTCCTCCTGAATATTGGCAAAACACATGGAATTGATGAAACGAGATTCGCTCGTGAGAGATGTGTGTACAATGTTGTCTCGCTTCAGTAAGTTTTTCCGACAATGCTAACGACAATCGTTAACTTGCATAGGATTACGATAACCTGCTAATGGATCATCGATAAGCAGGCAGGTGACGTTGCAATTTGTAAGGTCTCGGTTTGTGATGCCTTTCGGCAACGTCTTCTTGTACTACTCTGGCCCTATAGAGTTTCATCAAGTGCACAAGttattttcttttatctttttcagTTTGTCCTTTTCATTTTTATTGTAATTTTATGATGTTCAAATCACTTCATTCGCCATCTTTGGCATGGGAGGTAGGGACCAGGGTCTTGCAACACCTTTGAGCAATATATTCCAATGGGGATACATAATATAATTTGTGTACAAGAATATGATCCACTATGATTTTACAAAGTTCATAAAAATTTAATTTGTGCACGAGAACTACAAGAATCATATTGTACCTAAATGACTATTTGATACATAAAAAATGCTTATATTTTTTTTGTTGCCTGAACTTTTATTTATACACAGCTAAAATAGATTACGTCTTTTATGAGAAAAATAGTACTGAAATCGTGCCTTTCTTTCTAAGTTTCAAATATAAATTCATCGAGTCCAGTTCTTATAAATGTCTTCGCGTTTCATATAGGTTCATGCAGGCCAAATGCTTTAATCTTGCTCATTCTACGTATTCTCAGCTAAATGCTTCAGTCTCCAAAAGAAAAGTCCTTTAGAACATGGGCGCGGTCTACAATGTCATGCTTTGTTATAAAGATCATTATACATTATAAAAGTATGCTTCTTTTATCATCGATAGTCAAACCC
Proteins encoded in this window:
- the LOC123189554 gene encoding putative serine/threonine-protein kinase-like protein CCR3, with the protein product MTRAQPAPQLAAALLLPFLLLLLLAPAEVAASTLAVAGGSAVCGVAADNGTVYCVAPGAGSSAYNASASPVAPWLVFSQVSGGAGFLCGVGAAAGGGVPALFCWPPAVPGQLRRVYRGPAPLSDLAVGAEHVAAYDGQARGIRWWRRESGQFPELALGKFGSLVSGDGFTCALDTGSSSSAVRCWGARGSAVQAAFANVSVSSLAAGGSRACGVVSATGAVLCSGFVDKLPQNDLYPHGLAVGDSHACGLRRPNHTAVCWNLAGPTPTVYFPAFGTAFEFLVAGGNLTCGLVTANFTVQCWSSTSPAADNAAVMVPLPAILPGSCVLNESSCECGVYPRSGELCASARAGGGVICNRLCDTSTPPPAPASPPQSPTTATKPLSKVWIAFAVVGAVGVFAGICSIIYCFVFGFCSHKRIHNSVQPNLATNAPAAAADNVGGVGVGVGAGAVASPYGSPNGSRARGLFRRQLSRAMTRQRSGPSSFNFKEHTEEYTFAQLATATNGFEPEAKIGAGSFGTVYRGKLPDGREVAIKRGEASGPMARKFQEKESAFRSELAFLSRLHHKHLVGLVGYCEENDERLLVYEYMKNGALYDHLHPKGGGADADAASPVVSSWKLRIKILLDASRGIEYLHSYAVPPIIHRDIKSSNILLDGGWVARVSDFGLSLMGPPETEEAGGAQAQPQHLSMKAAGTVGYMDPEYYGLHHLTVKSDVYGFGVVMLETLTGKRAIFKEAEGGSPVSVVDYAQPSIVAGELGKVLDGRAPEPSPHEAEAVELVAYTAVHCVRLEGKDRPAMADIVANLETAFALCEGSAGGSRGAGGTTTGGGFGNSSSSASLSMTSMELSGRLAE